A stretch of the Thermodesulfovibrionales bacterium genome encodes the following:
- the argH gene encoding argininosuccinate lyase: MKKPWSGRFKERTAGIVESFTQSISFDSRLWKYDIEGSIAHAAMLGRQGIIPKGDSRRIIRGLKEIEDEIASGTFRFRQDLEDIHMNIETALIRKIGDVGKKLHTARSRNDQVALDIRLYLRDEIGLIGAAVKDLQKRLTEAAERHIDVIMPGYTHLQRAQPVLLSHHLLAYVEMLNRDRERLSETFRRVNVLPLGAAALAGTSLPIDREYVAKLLGFEGVMENSMDAVSDRDFALEFLADASILIMHLSRLSEELVLWSTAEFSFVELPDAFTTGSSIMPQKKNPDVAELIRGKTGRIYGSLISLLTTMKGLPLSYNRDMQEDKIPVFDAVDTVKASLSVLAEMVPRIRFNRERMAGTASDAYATATDVAEYLVRKGMPFREAHEVTGRIVLHCIEKGKRLADLDRGELKSFSPLIEEDIYPYLTAEGSIASRGSRGGTSVTEVRKQITRIKRLLRT; encoded by the coding sequence ATGAAGAAACCCTGGTCAGGAAGATTCAAGGAAAGGACGGCGGGGATTGTTGAATCCTTCACCCAGTCCATCTCCTTTGACAGCCGCCTCTGGAAATACGATATCGAAGGGAGCATTGCCCATGCCGCGATGCTTGGGAGACAGGGGATCATTCCGAAGGGTGATTCCCGGAGGATCATCAGGGGGCTGAAGGAGATAGAGGATGAAATAGCTTCAGGAACGTTCAGGTTCAGGCAGGACCTCGAAGACATCCATATGAACATAGAGACGGCGCTTATCAGGAAGATCGGAGATGTGGGGAAAAAACTCCATACTGCCAGGTCGAGGAACGATCAGGTGGCCCTCGATATCAGGCTTTATCTCAGGGATGAGATCGGCCTGATAGGAGCGGCTGTAAAAGACCTTCAGAAGAGATTGACGGAGGCGGCAGAAAGGCATATTGACGTTATCATGCCTGGGTATACCCATTTGCAGAGGGCCCAACCCGTTCTCCTGTCACACCATCTTCTCGCCTATGTCGAGATGCTGAACCGCGACAGGGAACGGTTGTCGGAGACCTTCAGGAGGGTGAATGTACTTCCCCTCGGTGCCGCCGCCCTTGCAGGTACCTCGTTACCCATAGACAGGGAATACGTGGCAAAGCTTCTCGGGTTCGAAGGTGTTATGGAGAACAGCATGGATGCCGTCTCCGACAGGGATTTTGCCCTCGAATTCCTTGCGGACGCAAGCATCCTCATCATGCACCTGTCGAGGCTCTCCGAGGAGCTGGTCCTCTGGTCGACAGCGGAGTTCTCCTTTGTCGAACTCCCCGACGCCTTTACGACAGGCTCAAGCATCATGCCTCAGAAAAAGAACCCCGATGTGGCGGAGCTCATCAGGGGGAAGACAGGCAGGATTTACGGCTCACTCATCTCTCTCCTGACAACGATGAAGGGACTGCCGCTCTCTTACAACAGAGACATGCAGGAAGACAAGATACCGGTCTTTGATGCTGTGGATACGGTGAAGGCATCGCTCTCCGTGCTTGCCGAGATGGTTCCTCGTATACGCTTTAACAGGGAGAGGATGGCAGGCACCGCCTCAGACGCCTATGCTACGGCTACGGATGTCGCAGAGTATCTCGTCAGAAAGGGCATGCCTTTCAGAGAGGCCCACGAGGTGACGGGCAGAATAGTCCTTCACTGCATCGAGAAGGGCAAACGTCTTGCCGACCTCGACAGAGGAGAGTTGAAGAGCTTTTCCCCCCTCATCGAAGAAGACATCTACCCCTATCTCACCGCAGAAGGCTCGATAGCATCGAGGGGATCAAGGGGCGGGACTTCCGTGACAGAGGTGAGAAAGCAGATTACGAGGATTAAAAGGCTCCTTCGCACATGA